The sequence ATTGTTACAAGATCACAAGAAcaagtaatttttttttctattaaGGAAAATTCTTTCTTGGAAAGTGTCATTAGGACGATTCCTGTTAATCCTTTTCAAGAAATGTGCTATATTTCTTCTATATTTAAATGGATCTTCTTAAGTACCAAGACATTATTTgtcttaaattaaaaaggaCCGAGGAGAgatttctaaaataaataaatttatttgtatGAGTATACTTACTCCAACTGTAACTATACCTTTGTTATGCGTTTCCAGCGACACACAAGGCTTGGACATTAATATGCGCATTGGAGTTCACTCGGGGAATCTGTTTGCTGGGGTCATTGGCGAAGCCAAGCTTCAGTTTGATATATGGGGTAAGAAGGCAAATCCTCTCCACGAAAATCCGCTGGTAGCTCAAATTTCTCAAATTCTTCTAGGACTGGACGTCACCATTGCCAATGTTCTGGAATCCACCGGAGTGGCGGGATTCGTGCACATCAGCGAAGCAACTTTGAATAATCTGAGCAAACAGCGCTATGTAATTGAAGATGGTCCTGAAAAGGCAAGAAATCATCCTCTTCTGAGTAAACATCgaataaatacatacattATTCGTGAAGACTTGCAAAAGGATGCAGAAGAAAGTGACGAGAACTTTGGTGAACTGCATGCTGTCTCCCTCTTTAATGTAGGATCAAGATCAAGACTGAGTGATAATACTAATGAAAGCTTGAAAGAGCTGTTTTATGAAGAGTTGCGAGAAGAGTTCCGGAAAATGCCGGTTAGTGCATTCAAGTAAGTATTAAGAGGAAAACAAAATCCTTGGTTTGAGGAAACTGTCTTGAAATTCAGGGCTAAATAGTCAGGGCAAAATGGTTTCCAGCCTTTTGACCCCTAAGTCATGATAATGTAACTaagtccaaaaaaaaatgcaacCAAGGATTATAAAATGTCTTGAAACTAGTTAAGATGATTACAAAAGGAAACCGAGATAATTCATAGTTAAATTACCCGTTATACCCCTTACTCGTAGAtttaaagggtatactagattcgtcggaaagtatgtaataggtagaaggaagcgttccCGACTCCATAAGGGATCACAAGCCGAGTGTCATCACCATCTGTCCGTATAAGCGCTGTgatttcggaaactataaagGCTACAATTGTAGGGTTAGTCttgcagattctagagattcctgcgcagcgcttttttgtttttcaaagtgccacgcccactataacgcccacaaatcgccaAAAACTCTGGCGCCCacattttcaaatatttaaatttaaaataaattttattttattcctcTTGTCAATACCTGTCTGCACTCCAAAATGGTTAAAATCGGACTATTAGTTGATAAGTAATAGTTGTACGCCCGTATCTAGCAAGACGTCAATGACGTCACAGGCAGATAAAAGTAAAAAGCGTAAGATGTAAAAATGTAAGGTAGATCAAATTTAAACAAGAAGTGAAGCTAGCTTAGGCAGGCCGAAGAttctatacccttgcaggtcgttCTTGTGGGAGCATTATATGCACAGAGCTTTAGGAAAACTAAAAGCTAAttgcagaaatatttaaataatgttccattttaatttactATCGTATATCTTTACcgaaaatttaatgtttcggTCGTTGTATTATTTTATCACTACTTATCCAACCGTTcatatggcagctatatggtAAAGTATTCCAATTTTTATTCCCTTGCAACGCAgggaaggagacgtttccgaccccataaagtatatatattcttgatcaggatcactagccgagtcgatctagccatgtctgtctgtccgtctgtccgtctgtctgtccgtccggatgaacgctgagaactatgggagctatgctattgagatttggcgtgcagattcctgagcttcttacgcagcgcaagtttgtttcagcatagtgccacgcccactctaactcccacaaaccgcccaaaactgtggctcctacagttttgatgctacaatagaataaaaattttaactgaaatgtaatgttctcatcaatacctatcgattgacttaaaaaaaagtttgccacgcccactttaacgcccacaaaccgcgaaaacctgtgacgcccacaatttttatgctagataaaaatttaactgaaatgtattggtctcgtctatacctatcgattgatccaaaaaaaatttgtcacgcccactctaacgcccataacgcttaaatctgtataccgccggtaggtggcgcattttaatctcgctttgctgcttgcatatctctatttagctgagtaacgggtatctgatagtcgaggtactcgactatagcgttcttccttgtttttattttaaggcACACAATTTAAAACGAATTCATTCAAGAAATTGTTTGCATTCGAGGGGTAAAATTAAGTAACTGctaatttatttgttaaatttcGGCCTCTTGACACAGTCCCAAAACCTTATACGGCATATATCGTCGAAGAGAAGGAGTGAACATACCATTGTATCATCAGTTAAACATTTGCTTGAAATACCACGATTGCGAATTGGAGAGAGCATACCTGAAGCAAACCGACTACATGTTCAAATACAGCATGCTCCTGGGGTTGTGCGTTGGATACTGTCTGGTGTACATTGAAATAATGGACACGAAGATTTTATGCCCGACTTGCATGATATTGCCCACCATCGTGATTATAGTGCAGACCGTTTTGACCTTCATCGCTTGGTACAAGAAGTTATGCTGGAAAAGGTTTGGGAACCAGCCACATAGCTACAGCCGAATTAGCTGCATTATATTTCGTGTGTACGAGAAAATCATAGGCAGTATGATCATTCGTGTAATCATATACCTCTTCCTAGTGGTATCGGGGTTTTCCGTCATGTGTCTTATTGTGGTGAGTATTCAAAGCGATCGAGAAGGTAAACATGATTTATTTTAGCATTGAATAATTGAATCAGATGACGTGCGATCGCGAAGAGTTCGAGATGGCCTTTATCGAGGAGAGGCTCTTTCACTACGAACAGGACTCAATGATATGCTTTCAGCCCTGGGTTGCGACCAACATGGTCTCCCTGATGATTTGCCTGACATTCACATTCGCCCACATTTCCCTGGCACTGAAGACTGCAATGGCCGTTTTAGAGACGGTCTGCTATCTGGTGATGATTTTCTTCCAGTATGAGTTCGTCTTCCACCACAGCGTTACGACTAATCCAAGTTTTCGCGCCGAGTACGCACATGCTCTGCTAATATGCGTTACCCTGCTAACTATGGTTGTGAAGGAGCGCCAACTTGAGTTCACCAACAAAGTAAACTTCCAGTGAGTTCGGggacttaaattaaaaatatttgcttCTATGTGTATTATTATCCTGATTTCTTCAGCTGGCGTGTTGAGTTAAAGAAAAAGGAGGCTGACGCCAATTTAACCAATCACTCGATTACAATTATCCTTAACAACATTCTTCCCGCTCATATCGGTGAGTCCAAAACGGTATAAAATcccaaattaaaataaaatatcttCTCTATCCTGCAGTCGACGTTTACATAAATTCGTTAGCCAAGCACGAACTCTACTATGAAAATTATCAAATGGTTTCGGTTATGTTTGCCATGTTAATAAATTTTGAAATGGATCTAAGAACCCTACGGGTACTGAATGAAATTATTGCGGAATTCGATATGTTGGTAAGGTACAAGTTTCTCTTAGCCGCTTAGCTGTCCAAGTCATAAACTTAATCTCTATTTGGCAAAATCTTTTTACTGCTAATGCTTATAGATAAAGGTGTTATGAATGACAGCTTAATTTATGCTTCAAAAACTCTCAAGAATTAGCGTGtcatgaaaaatattaaaatagttTTCTCAATACCTAAATGCAGTTGCTGTTCTACAAGGAATATTACTCGGTCGAGAAAATCAAAATCGTCGGGTGCACATATATGGCAGCGTGTGGACTGAACGTGAACTTCGCGGGTTCCACTAGTACAACGGCGAAAAATAGAGGCTCAAACTCAACTGGTATGTACTTAGCTTGTGTGAAACTACTAGAACCATTTTACTTATCCACTGCGTTTAACGCAACGTAGAAAGAGGTAGTCAAAGACTACAGTTCACGCAGGACGAAAAGGAGCGAGAAGAAGTGGTCTTTGTAATGGTCTCCTATGCCCTGGACATGATGCGCACGCTGGCAAAATGCAACAAGGCCTACCAAAGTATTCCAGGGGATCGTAGTATTACGGACGGATCGATGGCCATCGGCATTTCCAGCGGCGAGGTTATGGCCGGTATAGTGGGCGCATCGCAGCCACACTACGACATCTGGGGCAATCCGGTCAACATGGCCTCAAGGATGGAGACGACAGGACTACCGGGCAACATCCAGGTTACAGAGGAGTCTGCCAAAATCCTTCAGGAATTCGGCATCGTCTGCCAATATCGCGGCCTTACCTTTGTAAAAGGGCGTGGCGAAATCCCAACTTTTTTGGTGGGAATCGATGACAATCTAAACTTTATCACTTCGACGCCAACACGATCTCCCAGTCATGTGGAGCGCAGTACGGTTATTTCGTTGCATGCCACCTATTCTCACCCAGATGTGTTGGATGATATCAGTGAACTTGGTAGTGCTTCGGTTTCCAGGCATGCCTTACAAGATAATTAAGAGAGCTTTAGCATTTTTAATCATTTGgttctttgattttagttgcttTTTAGTACAATGTGAAAGGGTTATTGTTTTCCTGTACTACCATTTACTTTCGACAACCAGAGAAAAAGCCTCGTCTGCAATCAAGAACACAGTCTccattcaaaataaaatggtACTAAAAGTCAGTTAATATTGACCTGTTTCCtaaaaccaatttaaaaaaatcaaaaacacaAACTTGTGCCCCCTTATCAAGAATCTATAGAACCGCTGAAATATACATAACTCGTGAATTTGGTTCCTGAATTAAGAACGCCCTCTTTCCCTCAGTGTACATCTATAGCAGTACTACTTCCAGCCCTTTAAAGACTTGCTAGATTGTGTCCCCATTTCCTGTACCAAGGAGTGACATGCAATTTCCATTCGaattacaaaatataattaatgaTTTTGCTATGCCTATCCATTTAAAGTGTCAAAAGCAAGAGCAGCAGTAGCAAAAACCAAAATCAGAACCCTGGCTGCTAACTAGATTTGGCCGTCCTCATTCCCCATTCCATTCCAGCTTAATTCAATTAATCCCAGACCGTGTTAAAATTTTGAGTGCCAAGTGAGGGGATGCGATGGAATCCCCTTTCTCACGAGCAATTAAAAGGTATTTTTACAAGCAATTTGGAAAATATGATGGCGCTGACAGATGTGGAAGGTGAGAACGGCTCCCTTTGATGCTGATGATGCTTGTCATTGTTTGCTGTAATTGACGAGTTCTCTGGGTAGAACATCAAAAAAGCACGACAACACGAAAATGCGAAAATACGCGTTAGAGAAACATCCATTTCCGGTGAAAGCCCCCAGGATTCGGCGTCCCTTTCCGCTCGGTATAGAGTTGTTTTATCTGCACGGACACAGTCCAACGTCCCTTTGACATGTAAAACGCTCTCGTCCAAATGCATGCAGTAGTTGGCTTGTTTTAAGGACAAAAACTGAATGGCAACAAATTGAAATTCAGGTGGATTCCAAATGCAAATTAAAATGCCAAAATTATTTTGACAGAATACAggtaaaaacatttaaaaaaatataatttcgTTGCATTGCTAAAGTGTTTCATATTCATCACTTGTAACCTCGCCATAAAGGTAATTCTTGTTTTAAAACATTGTTTTAAAACATTTGGGGAGACTATTATAATTTTGCTTAGAAATTAAAACCCTTTTTAATTAGGGTTGCCTGAGAAATCGCTTAACGCTGAATTCGTATAGAATTTTCCATAATGCACATAAGAAACGCATCTAAATTCAGCGTTAAGGGTTATCTATGACACCCCCTATTACAGAAAAGTAGCTTAAAAGTTTGCCTCTGCGCTTGGTTTTTACAATAAAGCAATAAATCagtttaaatttgtaatgtaaGGCCCATTTACCTCCagtaaattttaaactatagccttcattatttttttgccAAATGTTTGCATCCGAACTAACTATTTGCATTGAAATACAAAAATGAGGCAAAAGGTCAAAAACGAGTATGCATTTTAGAGCTGGCGCTGATTTACAAAACAATGTTGTTTATTTGACTAAGTGCAGCTATACATTTGTAAATGCTTTATACGGCtgaattcaattaaaatatatgcaTTTTACCTAGGGCCAAATTGTGTACATTTTAGCTCTTTAAATCTTTCCTATCTTTCTGTTTTAAATACTCTTTCAGAGTATCTGATACCTAAGAACATGTATGTTTTTCAGAACTtcaaatttgtatttatttacaatttCTTAGGTAAGGCAACCAATTTACGCACTCTTTGCTACGTATTCAGCTGATTACTTTAAAAATCGAGACTGGAAATGAAGACCAATTCTTGCACACTCAATAACAATGCGGAAAATGTTTCCATGACAAAAAGCGAGAGCCAAAAAAAGGAGAACGCAATCGAAATCGAGTTTCATTCTCAGGCCATTTGCCATTCCCCGAATCCAAACTAACAACATTGACTCAAGTCCACACTGAAATGCGAAAAAAGATGGAACTGAAACTAAACCCTGCCAAGCTAACTAATCTTTTTTTAGGGATTTCTTTTTCCCTTTTACCagttttgtgtgtgtgttttgctGCCAATCCGAGCGACCAAAACGAAAATGTCATCATCAGCAGAGCTTCGGTCAGAGAAAGGAGGAAAACCCAACCGAATTGGGAACTATCCACTCCCCGGCCCgcatatacacatatatacatatatactatACTGCCACTCAACGTAACTTTTTATGTGCAACATAGCAGAATGATTGTGTTCCGTTCCAGAAATATCAGCACAACAAGCACGGCAACAACTCCGGCCACAGCAACAACATCTTAAGCCGTTTCGCATAAAATTTCACACACCATTTTAGCCAAGTGCCACATTACCTGCACACAAGATGGGACTCGACTCGACTCGCCTCGACTTCCCCGCCCCTGCCTCAAATGTCCTGCGAACCAAACCGAGAAGGAAAAATAAAACGTTGGAAAAATGCTGGAAAACACGAAACTGAACATAAAAAATACCTTTTGACACATGCAAGCAGAACCAAATGGGGGCGTGGCCGCAGCCAAAAGTGTTGGCCAGTTGGGAAAGGTGGGGAGTTTGGGGGTCGGTAGAAAAGGCTTAAAATCAGCGGACAGGGGCTAAAATGGCGCCGGCCAAACGAGCtgaaaaggaaaagaaaaatcTTGGAAATTGCATTTTAAGAAGAACTTCGTGTGGCTATAACGAAAAATCTATAAACACACATACAGCATGTAGGGGATATACTTATGtacacataaatatatatggcAAGTGCGACCGAATGCAGACGACGGGAAAAGGATACGGAGATGCTCAATCTGGCACTGACTTGGGGCCACAATGGCCATTCGGTTATCCAGTTGGTCAGCAGAGCAGCCAGGTCCAATCCAATACAATTTTAACGGTAATGTGGCCAGAAGCAAGCGATGGCGAAATTGATATGGCCACCGAAATGGCGAGCATTCACATTCAGCTGAGGTACAGATGCAGACGAAAATATCACGTATACGCACCGTAAACAGCGAAGCTCTAAGGCTTGCCCTGCATGCCCTTGAGACATGTTCGAAATTTGCATTTCGCAACAGGGCCCAGCTAAAAACAGGTGTGGTGTTTAAAGCTACGGCTTTTGTAAGCCAATTTAAAAAGCAAGAAAGGGTATTCAGCGATGTAAAAGATTTTATCACGCGGTATCTGAGTTTTAGTATAATAAATCAACCTTCCAAGAGATGTAGTCTTGAGTATCAAGTTGCCATAACAACTTCCACTTCCACTCGAGTCAACCTGCTTCGCCAGAAATCCAAATCCAGATGCGCGAAAACCGAGCGGCAACAACTTCAGAATTATGGCAACAAATTGCAAACAAACAAGCAGCAAACAACTGAATCACCTTTAACGCTTCCCATGCACTTTTTGGTCTTTCGCCCGCCACTCTTCTTTTTTCGTCCTTTTCCGGCCAAAGGATCTTGGCCAGTTGGCAGGCGGGGTTAGGCACGGCGTTCAATGGGCGGGAGGCGTGGCAGTTTTTGTCATAACTTCCACTGCCTTCAGGCAGGGCACAAGGAAAGTACCCGGAATGACAAAAACTGCACACAGAGAGGCAGCAGCAGACAGGTTGAACAGAGCAGCTAAAGACCGAGACATGCATGTCAAAGGACAACGAATCTTCGGGTGTGAGTGTGGCAGTCCCTACACGGAGAAAAATGTGGCAAAACTATTTACCAGGCGCGTCAATGGATTACACAGTGCAACACGAAAAATGAAACCGCAGTTTGGGTTTCAAAACCTGAAATTACTCATTGAAACGAGTCAGACCCCTTAGTCGATCCTCTAGACTATTTTATTTCGAGTATACACTACATCGCCTTTCAAAACTCAACTTTCTGGACAATATTTTAGAAACGTAAAACGATGATTAACTAAGCCAATAGATCAAGATTGCTATGACAAGGCCATGTTTGGAAAAATAATGATCATCTTGTAAGAGAAACTTAGTTTTTTCAATAACTTCTAAACAACTTATGGGTTGCGAACAAGATACAAATTAAGGCTGTTCTATATCAATGTATTCCATTTAAAAGTAAAGGGTTTTAGTAAAAATTAACAATTTACTTAATTGAATGACttatgaaataatattttttaaaaagtaatcTTTGCAATTTTGTAAGCTTAAGAGTAGAATGGAATACATTTTCTTAAGCTCTGGAACAGCCCGCTGCTGCGCGACTTTCATCGcagtgtgtgtgcgagtgtatTTCCGTTTGTGTGCGTTGCTTAACACTCAAAAGCGGAAGTAAGCGGCGTGTGCTGCGGTCGAGGATGAGCGGAGTGAAAGGAGTGAAAGCCGGGGAGAGGAGTGGGCTGGGGGGGGGACAGGAAGCAGGCTGAAGTTTGTTTTCTTGCGGCCTCGTGACTGGCACTTCTGtctgcttctgctgctgctgctgctgttccTGCTGCAGTGACAGCAAAAACCGAGCGGAGACTCCGGCACGGCAGCCCACGAACTCGAAGATGGCAGCAGGCGGAGGGTTAAAGGCTGCGGGACGAGGGCGGGAAGCCTGCAGGTGGATGGCAACGGAACAGGACAGGTGTGCTGCACTAACCGACACAAAAATATCACTTTAAAGTTTGCCACTGAGTCCTGTCGTCTGTGTTGGTTTTTGACATGAAATTGCATTACATTTCACACGGAAACAAGTTGGGTGTTGCAATGAGTTGGCCCTGCACTTTGGAACATTGTCTTATTTTTATGCCAACTGTCGTTCGGTTTGCCGAGTGAAGTGTACAAATTAGTTGGCCTTGTCACAGGCAGCAGgggcagcagcggcagcatcGAGCGCCGCAGCAACAACTTACTCTTGTCTGGCATCCTTAAGCTACTTTTCATCGATCCGCTCAGCAATTACGTGCAGCGTTCTCTCTACGGAAACAATTTATCAGACTGGGCAAACGACCCAAGCTGGTTCCTCGCCTTCCTCGCAGGAACAAAAAATCAAGCGAAGAAACACGAAGGCAGGGCCCCGGCCACTTTTCCGACCAGAATGTATGCCCAAAGTGCATGGCAAagtaaattttatttaacggcagcaacaaacaaacaaagtgGAAACATTTTCACCAAGAGTTATGTTTGCGAATCGGAGATACTCTTTAAGAATGCGGTGGGTTGAAGTGGTATGAAAATATCTATTAGCTCATCAGTGAAGGAAATTGGAGAATATCACAAGTTTAATGATCACCAGTGTTGGTAATCGATCAAAGGAATTTTGGGAAATGTCTTGAGTTTACTTCTAAGAAGTTATATTTATTCTCGATTAAAATTCTGGACTATTTAAATCACTTTATACCCTTTCTTTCTAAAACTCTAACGCTCATTAGGAATTGTATGGGTTAGTTGGGTTACCCCGACTTCAATCGACCACCAACAAAACGGGGCCTTGAACTGCGTGGGTAAAATGCCAAACAGCAGAGGAAAACATGGCCTCCGGCCAATGAACTATATTAGAAACGCCCACGGCAgggatatacatatatatgtgtaCATATGGAAAGGATCGGAACCCATCCCAGTTCGCTCACCTCATTCGGTTGCTGCCAAATCGTCACATCATTACTTATAGTCCGGCAAAATATAGTGTTTTGTGTCGGGCCTAGCCTAAAAATAGACTGGCCCGGCCAAATTGAAAACGTTTCGGCTAAAATGCACTTAACGAGCCAGCCTAACCGGCCAGGAACCCCCGGATCCCCCCCCCTGGCCATTGACTGACAGGAGCCAGTGTTGAAATTTATTGTGCTGAGCAAACGGGCAATTTACCAAGCTGCAATTGTCGGAGGAAGCCGAAGCCGAAGGGACTGGTGCCTGTATCAGGGGCGGGGAGTGCGCCGTGTCTAATCGTTGCGCTAAATTAACACGTATACGCCATGTGGCTGGCCAAGATTTTTGTCTGCTTGGCAGTGGCTGAGCTCCAGGTCAGTAGCTTACATTTTTCGTTGCATACTTTCGAGCAGTAATGTTGATTTTTTCTGGAATTTTATTGTGAAGTAACTCGAGTTACCTACATTTGTAGGTACCTCTTAGGTCATATCATTCTAtcttttaaaacaaaatagttTGGTTTTTCAATTCCTTTTTGCTTAGTAAATACATCGAAATGTATTATTGCATTTTTGAAACCcgacaatttaacaaaacctaCTTTTACTGCCAATTCTTAAGAATATTAACAAGAACAACAAATTTTAAAGACTTCAGTAGACTTACAGAACTACTTTAAGTGAATAATCAGTACTTAAATAATTGTGTAATGatttacttttataatttGTTGTTATAATCCTTCTTATGGAAATTTACCTGGAACAGCTTTATGTTTTCTAAGATATTCCGTTTTATTTTGGTCGAGGACAGCGGTACGCTATAATTTATTTCTTCTAATTAGATTTCTCTGATACTAAAGTGGCATATTTATTTCCGCTGACTCTGTCTTTATTCATAGCTAtatctatatttttatacccgttactcgtagagtaaaagggtatactagattcgtcggaaagtatgtaacaggcagaaggaagcgtttccgaccccataaagtatatatattcttgatcaggatcactagccgagtcgatctagccatgtccgtctgtctgtctgtccgtctgtccgtctgtccgtctgtccggatgaacgctgagatctcggaaactatgagagctaggctattgagattcggcgtgcagattcctgagcttcttacgcagcgcaagtttgtttcagtagactgccacgcccactctaacgcccacaaaccgcccaaaattgtggctcctacagttttgatgctag is a genomic window of Drosophila suzukii chromosome 2L, CBGP_Dsuzu_IsoJpt1.0, whole genome shotgun sequence containing:
- the LOC108011938 gene encoding adenylyl cyclase X E — encoded protein: MPLPRGNCQLNYARERMWEPGYLKAKCAELGLENEFRLYRIRLWKSYLFSFFLLHSFVTLLHCTLLLTTIERRSIIYFDVALALGCSIVLLLVLSINFCDGFIAKHTWYMYSSSVFASFTLVFSDLTESVYHYHAHNWQLGTFYDTYIVYMIYMFLPIHFMSGAVLLAVLVSAVYIVYFVQYLSNGFSQFVSELFSNGGMSVDLVHYLCLNLVGIFYRVINDTIVRSSFLDRHQYIKEELWLRNARIQEKQLLDSILPPQISEPLQKDIQNRIILTKRGGGVRLYSAFERAMAIQIHPDVSILYADVVNYTHLTTTLTVEKLVKVLHDLYGRFDMAAFRFKVQRIKFLGDCYYCVAGLSDPDPDHANNCVALGLSMIDEIMEVRDTQGLDINMRIGVHSGNLFAGVIGEAKLQFDIWGLDVTIANVLESTGVAGFVHISEATLNNLSKQRYVIEDGPEKARNHPLLSKHRINTYIIREDLQKDAEESDENFGELHAVSLFNVGSRSRLSDNTNESLKELFYEELREEFRKMPVSAFNPKTLYGIYRRREGVNIPLYHQLNICLKYHDCELERAYLKQTDYMFKYSMLLGLCVGYCLVYIEIMDTKILCPTCMILPTIVIIVQTVLTFIAWYKKLCWKRFGNQPHSYSRISCIIFRVYEKIIGSMIIRVIIYLFLVVSGFSVMCLIVMTCDREEFEMAFIEERLFHYEQDSMICFQPWVATNMVSLMICLTFTFAHISLALKTAMAVLETVCYLVMIFFQYEFVFHHSVTTNPSFRAEYAHALLICVTLLTMVVKERQLEFTNKVNFHWRVELKKKEADANLTNHSITIILNNILPAHIVDVYINSLAKHELYYENYQMVSVMFAMLINFEMDLRTLRVLNEIIAEFDMLLLFYKEYYSVEKIKIVGCTYMAACGLNVNFAGSTSTTAKNRGSNSTERGSQRLQFTQDEKEREEVVFVMVSYALDMMRTLAKCNKAYQSIPGDRSITDGSMAIGISSGEVMAGIVGASQPHYDIWGNPVNMASRMETTGLPGNIQVTEESAKILQEFGIVCQYRGLTFVKGRGEIPTFLVGIDDNLNFITSTPTRSPSHVERSTVISLHATYSHPDVLDDISELGSASVSRHALQDN